The following proteins are encoded in a genomic region of Variovorax paradoxus:
- a CDS encoding form I ribulose bisphosphate carboxylase large subunit, translating to MGNMNEAIQITDAKKRYSAGVLKYAQMGYWDGDYVPKDTDILALFRITPQEGVDAVEAAAAVAGESSTATWTVVWTDRLTACDMYRAKAYKVEPVPNNPGQYFCYVAYDLSLFEEGSITNVTASIIGNVFSFKPLKAARLEDMKFPVAYVKTFPGPPTGIVVERERLDKFGRPLLGATTKPKLGLSARNYGRVVYEGLRGGLDFMKDDENINSQPFMHWRDRFLFVMDAVNKASAATGEVKGSYLNVTAGTMEEMYRRAQFAKELGSVIVMIDLVVGYTAIQSMSHWCRQNDMILHLHRAGHGTYTRQKNHGVSFRVIAKWMRLAGVDHIHAGTAVGKLEGDPMTVQGYYNVCRDTHTKVDLPRGIYFDQDWGALRKVMPVASGGIHAGQMHQLLDLFGDDVVLQFGGGTIGHPQGIQAGATANRVALEAMVLARNEGRDIANEGPQILRDAAKWCTPLAAALDTWGEISFNYASTDTSDYVPTPSMA from the coding sequence ATGGGCAACATGAACGAAGCAATCCAGATCACCGACGCCAAGAAGCGCTATTCGGCCGGTGTGCTGAAGTACGCGCAGATGGGCTACTGGGACGGCGACTACGTGCCGAAGGACACGGACATCCTGGCGCTGTTCCGCATCACGCCGCAAGAGGGTGTCGACGCCGTCGAAGCCGCCGCTGCGGTGGCCGGCGAATCGTCCACCGCCACCTGGACGGTGGTGTGGACCGACCGCCTCACCGCCTGCGACATGTACCGCGCCAAGGCCTACAAGGTGGAGCCGGTGCCCAACAACCCGGGCCAGTACTTCTGCTACGTGGCCTACGACCTCTCGCTGTTCGAAGAGGGCTCCATCACCAACGTGACGGCTTCCATCATCGGCAACGTCTTCAGCTTCAAGCCGCTGAAGGCGGCGCGGCTCGAGGACATGAAGTTTCCGGTGGCCTACGTCAAGACCTTCCCCGGCCCGCCGACCGGCATCGTGGTGGAGCGCGAGCGGCTGGACAAGTTCGGCCGGCCTTTGCTGGGCGCCACCACCAAGCCCAAGCTCGGCCTCTCCGCCCGCAACTACGGCCGCGTGGTGTACGAGGGCCTGCGCGGCGGGCTCGACTTCATGAAGGATGACGAGAACATCAACTCGCAGCCGTTCATGCACTGGCGCGACCGCTTCCTCTTCGTGATGGACGCAGTCAACAAGGCCAGCGCCGCCACCGGCGAGGTGAAGGGCAGCTACCTGAACGTCACGGCCGGCACCATGGAAGAGATGTACCGCCGCGCACAGTTCGCCAAGGAGCTCGGCTCGGTGATCGTGATGATCGACCTGGTCGTCGGCTACACGGCCATCCAGTCGATGAGCCACTGGTGCCGCCAGAACGACATGATCCTGCACCTGCACCGCGCGGGCCACGGCACCTACACGCGCCAGAAGAACCACGGCGTGAGCTTCCGCGTGATCGCCAAGTGGATGCGCCTGGCGGGCGTCGACCACATCCATGCGGGCACGGCGGTCGGCAAGCTCGAGGGCGACCCGATGACGGTGCAGGGCTACTACAACGTCTGCCGCGACACGCACACCAAGGTCGACCTGCCGCGCGGCATCTACTTCGACCAGGACTGGGGCGCGCTGCGCAAGGTGATGCCGGTGGCTTCGGGCGGCATTCATGCGGGCCAGATGCACCAGTTGCTCGACCTGTTCGGCGACGACGTGGTGCTGCAGTTCGGCGGCGGAACCATCGGGCACCCGCAAGGCATCCAGGCCGGGGCCACCGCCAACCGCGTGGCGCTCGAAGCCATGGTGCTGGCGCGCAACGAAGGGCGCGACATCGCCAACGAGGGGCCGCAAATCCTGCGCGACGCGGCCAAATGGTGCACGCCGCTGGCGGCTGCGCTCGACACCTGGGGCGAGATCTCCTTCAACTACGCCTCCACCGACACGTCGGACTATGTGCCGACGCCGTCGATGGCCTGA
- a CDS encoding ribulose bisphosphate carboxylase small subunit, which yields MRITQGTFSFLPDLSNEQISRQVEYCLDKGWAIGLEYTDDPHPRNTFWEMFGNPMFDIKDAAGVMLELASCRKTFPQQYIRVTAFDSTHGTESVVMSFIVNRPSNEPGFRLIRTEEPGRTIRYSIESYAAQARPEGSRY from the coding sequence ATGCGAATCACACAAGGCACTTTTTCCTTCCTGCCCGACCTCAGCAACGAGCAGATCAGCCGCCAGGTCGAGTATTGCCTCGACAAGGGCTGGGCCATCGGCCTCGAATACACCGACGACCCGCATCCGCGCAACACCTTCTGGGAGATGTTCGGCAACCCGATGTTCGACATCAAGGACGCGGCCGGCGTCATGCTCGAACTCGCGTCCTGCCGCAAGACCTTTCCGCAGCAGTACATCCGCGTGACCGCGTTCGACTCGACGCACGGCACCGAGTCGGTCGTGATGTCGTTCATCGTCAACCGGCCTTCGAACGAACCGGGCTTTCGCCTCATCCGCACCGAGGAGCCGGGCCGCACGATCCGCTACAGCATCGAAAGCTAT
- a CDS encoding LysR family transcriptional regulator codes for MPLTKHASFRQLATFHAVARLGSVSLAADEMHLTQPAVSIQIGTLEESAGTPLLQRTGRGIRLTEAGELLAGYAGRILDLWREAGDEMAMLQGVFSGTLRVGAITTAEYLLPPILVNFAKEHPKVKVKLQVGNRDEIVRMLAGQEIDIAIMGRPPAELKTDSSAFAKHPMAFLAAPSHPLMSAAKPTLAMLSDTRMLVRERGSGTRTTVERFFKDQGLPLRIGSELSSNEAIKQMCAAGFGIAFLSMHTCVLEMNAGLLGVLPVPGNPVVRDWYVMHLASRQLPQVALAFEDYLRANGQAQIQQQLGSLPAARAPAKKRSVRRTA; via the coding sequence ATGCCTCTTACCAAGCACGCGAGCTTTCGCCAGCTCGCCACCTTCCACGCCGTGGCGCGGCTCGGCAGCGTTTCACTGGCTGCCGACGAAATGCATCTGACGCAACCCGCGGTGTCGATCCAGATCGGCACGCTCGAAGAGTCGGCCGGCACGCCGCTGTTGCAGCGCACGGGCCGCGGCATCCGGCTGACCGAAGCAGGCGAACTGCTCGCGGGCTATGCGGGCCGCATCCTCGACCTGTGGCGCGAGGCCGGCGACGAAATGGCGATGCTGCAGGGCGTGTTCTCGGGCACGCTGCGCGTGGGCGCCATCACCACGGCCGAATACCTGCTGCCGCCCATCCTGGTGAACTTCGCCAAGGAGCACCCGAAGGTGAAGGTGAAGCTGCAGGTCGGCAACCGCGACGAGATCGTGCGAATGCTCGCGGGCCAGGAGATCGACATCGCCATCATGGGCCGCCCCCCCGCTGAGCTGAAGACCGACTCCAGCGCCTTCGCCAAGCACCCGATGGCCTTTCTCGCGGCGCCTTCGCATCCGCTGATGTCAGCTGCCAAGCCGACGCTGGCCATGCTGTCGGACACGCGCATGCTGGTGCGCGAGCGCGGCTCGGGCACGCGCACCACGGTCGAACGCTTCTTCAAGGACCAGGGCCTGCCGCTGCGCATCGGCTCCGAGCTGTCGAGCAACGAAGCCATCAAGCAGATGTGCGCCGCGGGCTTCGGCATCGCATTTTTGTCGATGCACACCTGCGTGCTCGAGATGAATGCCGGCTTGCTGGGCGTGCTGCCCGTGCCCGGCAATCCGGTGGTGCGCGACTGGTACGTGATGCACCTGGCGTCGCGGCAATTGCCGCAGGTGGCCCTGGCGTTCGAAGACTACCTGCGCGCGAACGGGCAGGCGCAGATCCAGCAGCAGCTGGGTTCGCTGCCGGCGGCGCGGGCGCCCGCGAAAAAGCGAAGCGTGCGGCGCACCGCCTGA